The following nucleotide sequence is from Neochlamydia sp. AcF84.
TGGCAATATGGTAGATTTAGACAGCAATCCTACCAAGTTAATTGACATTGTAGAAATCGGCAAACAGATGTTGATGACAAGGGGGGCTTTAACAACTTTTAGTATAGCTAATGATGTAGCTAAATATTTTGCCATCATTCCAGCGATCTTTGGAGCATTGTATATAGGAGATAAAGGAGGCTCTGGCCCTCTGTCTGTACTTAACATTATGGGCTTAAATTCACCTCAGAGTGCTGTTTTAAGTGCTATTATTTTTAATGCTTTAATCATCGTGGCTTTAATACCTCTAGCTTTAAGAGGAATCCAATATAATGCTCAGTCGGCACAAGCTTTGTTAAGAAATAATCTCCTCATCTATGGATTAGGAGGACTTGTGGCTCCTTTTGTAGGAATAAAACTTATCGATATTTTAATCACCTTTTTTAGCTTTGTAGAGTGAGAGAGTTTATATGTTAAGAATTTGGACTAGCTTCAAGATGTTTCTGTGGTTAACAGCTTTAACAGGAATTATCTACCCTCTCTTCATTACTCTTATAGCGTATCTAACTATCAAAAATAAAGCTGAAGGGGATTTTATTTCTTTTAATGGTAAGGTGGTAGGAGCTGCCTTGATCGGACAAAACTTTGAAAGTAATCGTTATTTCTGGGGACGCCCCTCGGCAAATAATTGTAATCCTTTAGCATCAGGAGGGAGTAACCTAGGCCCTACCAGCGAGGCTTTAAAAAAAGCTATTGAAAAACGTAAAGCAAAGATAAAAAAAACCTACGATGAGAAAAGTGATCGCTTAATTCCTAGCGAGTTACTTTTTGCTTCTGCCAGCGGATTAGATCCCCATATTT
It contains:
- the kdpC gene encoding potassium-transporting ATPase subunit KdpC encodes the protein MLRIWTSFKMFLWLTALTGIIYPLFITLIAYLTIKNKAEGDFISFNGKVVGAALIGQNFESNRYFWGRPSANNCNPLASGGSNLGPTSEALKKAIEKRKAKIKKTYDEKSDRLIPSELLFASASGLDPHISPQTAYFQVERIIKARGWNENNKEAIFRLIEASIELPRWGFLGAPYINVLKLNLALDAWDKAQKE